The Geothrix sp. genome has a window encoding:
- the flhF gene encoding flagellar biosynthesis protein FlhF has product MRVKTFEAGSMQDALDIVKKEMGEEAFILSTRTRRRPSALGLGLGEEAVIEVTAAVDEAQPGAKLPSPPLAAGSPASLTYGLRPSLEPAPPRPPARPPVRPPVAPPAPPMDLQPLRRELLEIKGAVAALKDNDQRNASILKELDQMKALLSRIQRQGMPPAQLHLPPSLLELYGDLVANDVEPLVALRLCEYAQRALVDQDGDSAAGAVDAERARLFLRRVIADFIPVAPPIQLDPGKMRVAALVGPTGVGKTTTLAKLAAYAQLHLKQKVALLTLDTYRMAAVDQLQQYAQILQVPLHVALTVEDLRSALRFYQDRALVLIDTPGHSPKDTETLGQLRGLLDELPEVETHLVMSATTKPRDLAEIAARYEPLHPTRLLFTKLDETSTYGPILSTLVRVKRPLSYLGTGQEVPEALELATSRRVADLILPATVKEAE; this is encoded by the coding sequence ATGCGCGTGAAGACCTTCGAAGCCGGATCCATGCAGGATGCCCTGGACATCGTGAAGAAGGAGATGGGTGAAGAGGCCTTCATCCTCTCCACCCGGACCCGGCGGCGACCCTCGGCCCTGGGCCTGGGCCTGGGCGAGGAGGCCGTCATCGAGGTCACGGCCGCCGTGGACGAAGCCCAGCCCGGAGCGAAACTGCCTTCGCCGCCGCTCGCCGCCGGCAGCCCCGCCTCCCTGACCTACGGCCTCCGCCCCTCGCTGGAACCGGCGCCGCCCCGGCCCCCGGCCCGACCTCCGGTACGGCCCCCTGTCGCCCCCCCGGCCCCCCCCATGGATCTGCAGCCGCTCCGGCGGGAGCTGCTGGAGATCAAGGGCGCCGTGGCGGCCCTCAAGGACAACGATCAGCGCAACGCCTCGATCCTGAAGGAACTCGATCAGATGAAGGCGCTGCTGAGCCGCATCCAGCGCCAGGGCATGCCCCCGGCCCAGCTGCACCTGCCCCCCAGCCTGCTGGAGCTCTACGGCGACCTGGTGGCCAACGATGTGGAACCGCTGGTGGCCCTGCGGCTCTGCGAATACGCCCAGCGGGCCCTCGTGGATCAGGATGGTGACTCCGCCGCCGGCGCCGTGGACGCCGAGCGGGCCCGGCTCTTCCTCCGCCGGGTCATCGCCGACTTCATCCCCGTGGCGCCCCCCATCCAGCTGGATCCCGGCAAGATGCGCGTGGCCGCGCTCGTGGGTCCCACCGGCGTGGGCAAGACCACGACGCTGGCCAAGCTGGCCGCCTACGCCCAGCTCCACCTGAAGCAGAAGGTGGCCCTGCTCACCCTGGACACCTACCGCATGGCCGCCGTGGACCAGCTCCAGCAGTACGCCCAGATCCTGCAGGTGCCCCTGCATGTGGCCCTCACGGTGGAGGACCTCCGCAGCGCCCTGCGCTTCTATCAGGACCGCGCGTTGGTGCTCATCGACACGCCCGGCCACAGCCCCAAGGACACCGAGACGCTGGGGCAGCTGCGCGGCCTGCTGGACGAGCTGCCGGAGGTGGAGACTCACCTCGTGATGTCGGCCACCACCAAGCCCCGCGATCTGGCCGAGATCGCCGCGCGCTACGAGCCCCTGCACCCCACCCGCCTGCTCTTCACCAAGCTCGACGAGACCTCCACCTACGGCCCCATCCTCAGCACCCTGGTCCGCGTCAAGCGGCCCCTCAGCTACCTGGGCACGGGCCAGGAAGTGCCCGAGGCCCTGGAACTGGCCACCAGCCGCCGGGTGGCCGACCTCATCCTCCCCGCCACCGTGAAGGAGGCCGAATGA
- the glmS gene encoding glutamine--fructose-6-phosphate transaminase (isomerizing), with the protein MCGIVGYIGQQGAAGILVNGLRSLEYRGYDSAGVALSDPQDGFRIIRASGKLVNLAGKVDLSDPTPLGIGHTRWATHGRPTEENAHPHRSGDGQVVAVHNGIFENFLELRAELKAAGESFRSETDTECFPVMVSHLMKGGLGFREAFREAVGRMKGIYALACLHASDKDRILAARSGPPLVLGLGEGETFLASDVVPLLPHTRRVIFLEDGDLVELTREGARIFRLDGSEVQRQVHTIPYDPVAAEKGGYKHFMQKEIFEQPQALSNTLLNRLPLDGEAIPLDLPFTDQDLADLTRIHIVACGTSWHAGLVGKFLIEQLSRVAVEVDYASEYRYREPVVQPGTLIVGITQSGETADTLAAMKEAAIRGARTLAICNVMGSTATRQSEATILTHAGPEIGVASTKAFTTQLAVLTLLALKLGEAKGTLDPRLKAELLQGLRELPAHLERLNALEPKIVQWAHRWKDATDFLYLGRGPCYPIALEGALKLKEISYIHAEGYPAGEMKHGPIALIDKTLPVVALMPKDAHREKTLSNLQEAAARDGRILALVTEGDTGLAGIAEDVLELPAVHPWLAPIVYAVPLQLLAYHIAVLRGCDVDQPRNLAKSVTVE; encoded by the coding sequence ATGTGCGGAATCGTCGGTTACATCGGTCAGCAGGGCGCCGCCGGCATCCTCGTGAACGGCCTCCGCAGCCTGGAATACCGGGGGTACGACAGCGCGGGCGTGGCCCTTTCGGATCCCCAGGATGGGTTCCGCATCATCCGGGCCTCGGGCAAGCTGGTCAATCTCGCCGGCAAGGTGGACCTCTCCGACCCCACCCCCCTCGGCATCGGCCACACGCGCTGGGCCACCCACGGCCGGCCCACGGAGGAGAACGCCCACCCCCATCGCAGCGGCGACGGCCAAGTGGTGGCCGTGCACAACGGCATCTTCGAGAACTTCCTGGAGCTGCGCGCCGAGCTGAAGGCTGCGGGTGAGTCGTTCCGCTCCGAGACCGACACCGAGTGCTTTCCGGTGATGGTGTCCCACCTGATGAAGGGGGGCCTGGGCTTCCGGGAGGCCTTCCGGGAGGCCGTGGGACGCATGAAGGGCATCTACGCCCTGGCCTGCCTCCACGCCTCGGACAAGGACCGCATCCTCGCGGCCCGCAGCGGACCGCCCCTGGTGCTGGGCCTGGGCGAGGGCGAGACCTTCCTGGCCTCGGATGTGGTGCCCCTGCTGCCCCACACCCGCCGGGTGATCTTCCTGGAGGACGGCGACCTGGTGGAGCTGACCCGGGAGGGCGCCCGCATTTTCCGGCTGGATGGCAGCGAGGTGCAGCGCCAGGTGCACACCATTCCCTATGATCCCGTGGCGGCGGAAAAGGGCGGCTACAAGCACTTCATGCAGAAGGAGATCTTCGAGCAGCCTCAGGCCCTGTCCAACACGCTGCTGAACCGGCTCCCCCTGGACGGCGAGGCCATTCCCCTGGATCTGCCCTTCACGGACCAGGATCTCGCGGACCTGACCCGCATCCACATCGTGGCCTGTGGCACCAGCTGGCACGCGGGCCTCGTGGGCAAGTTCCTCATCGAGCAGCTGAGCCGCGTCGCCGTGGAGGTGGATTACGCCAGCGAGTATCGATACCGCGAACCGGTGGTCCAGCCGGGCACCCTCATCGTCGGCATCACCCAGAGCGGCGAGACCGCCGACACCCTCGCCGCCATGAAGGAAGCCGCCATCCGTGGCGCGCGCACGCTGGCCATCTGCAATGTCATGGGTTCCACAGCCACCCGGCAATCCGAGGCCACCATCCTCACCCATGCCGGGCCGGAAATCGGCGTGGCCTCCACCAAGGCCTTCACCACCCAGCTGGCGGTGCTCACCCTCCTGGCCCTCAAGCTGGGCGAGGCCAAGGGCACGCTCGATCCCAGGCTCAAGGCCGAGCTGCTGCAGGGCCTGCGCGAGCTCCCCGCGCACCTGGAACGGCTGAACGCCCTGGAGCCGAAGATTGTCCAGTGGGCCCACCGCTGGAAGGACGCCACAGACTTCCTCTACCTGGGTCGCGGCCCCTGCTATCCGATCGCCCTGGAAGGCGCCCTGAAGCTGAAGGAGATCTCGTACATCCACGCCGAGGGCTACCCGGCGGGCGAGATGAAGCACGGCCCCATCGCCCTCATCGACAAGACCCTCCCCGTGGTGGCCCTCATGCCGAAAGACGCCCACCGGGAGAAGACCCTCAGCAACCTCCAGGAGGCCGCCGCACGCGATGGCCGCATCCTGGCGCTGGTCACCGAGGGCGACACCGGCCTGGCGGGCATCGCGGAGGATGTGCTGGAGCTGCCCGCCGTCCATCCCTGGCTGGCCCCCATCGTCTACGCCGTGCCGCTGCAGCTGCTGGCCTACCACATCGCCGTGTTGAGGGGCTGTGATGTGGACCAGCCGAGAAACCTGGCGAAGTCGGTGACCGTGGAATAG
- a CDS encoding MinD/ParA family protein — translation MSSDQASRLRSMAQGQRPEAPLFAARVVAITSGKGGVGKTNVVAGLAIALAQQGQRVVVMDADFGLANLDILLGLSPKFTLEHVLRGEKVLEEILLEGPMGIRIIPASSGIQELTRLDTMSELRLVQGLQRVSETADWLLIDTAAGIHDSVLKLLMAAQEVILVTTPEPTSLVDAYAMVKVLHLREASKPLWLLVNNGQSSDEAQETIDQLQAATERFLGKQLQVLGMIPNDPHILQAVRQQRGVVDLFPRSPAAQAFQLLARQLLGQVSLQPGGFAAFWRQLASDDPN, via the coding sequence ATGAGCAGCGACCAGGCATCCCGCCTCCGCAGCATGGCCCAGGGCCAGCGCCCCGAGGCACCCCTCTTCGCCGCCCGCGTGGTGGCCATCACTTCCGGCAAGGGCGGGGTGGGCAAGACCAATGTGGTGGCCGGCCTCGCCATCGCCCTCGCCCAGCAGGGCCAGCGGGTCGTGGTCATGGACGCGGACTTCGGCCTGGCCAACCTGGACATCCTGCTGGGCCTCTCCCCGAAATTCACCCTGGAGCATGTGCTCCGGGGCGAGAAGGTGCTCGAGGAGATCCTGCTGGAAGGCCCCATGGGCATCCGCATCATCCCCGCCAGCAGCGGCATCCAGGAGCTCACCCGCCTCGACACCATGAGCGAGCTGCGGCTGGTGCAGGGCCTCCAGCGGGTATCGGAGACGGCGGACTGGCTGCTCATCGATACCGCCGCCGGCATCCACGATTCCGTCCTCAAGCTCCTCATGGCCGCCCAGGAGGTGATCCTGGTGACCACCCCCGAGCCCACCAGCCTGGTGGACGCCTACGCCATGGTGAAGGTGCTGCACCTGCGGGAGGCCTCCAAGCCACTGTGGCTGCTGGTGAACAACGGCCAGAGTTCCGACGAGGCCCAGGAGACCATCGATCAGCTCCAGGCGGCCACGGAGCGCTTCCTCGGCAAACAGCTCCAGGTGCTGGGCATGATCCCCAACGACCCCCACATCCTGCAGGCCGTGCGCCAGCAGCGCGGCGTGGTGGACCTCTTCCCCCGGAGCCCCGCCGCCCAGGCCTTCCAGCTTCTGGCCCGGCAACTGCTGGGACAGGTATCCTTGCAGCCCGGCGGGTTTGCGGCATTCTGGAGGCAGCTCGCCTCCGACGACCCCAACTAG
- the fliM gene encoding flagellar motor switch protein FliM, with product MAKILSQEEVDALLKSHTRTGPKAPAAPGPERGAPQYQAKKAQAQRKVTLYNFRRPDRVSREQMRSLHFMHDRFARNFSSSLSAYLRTITEVNLVSVEQLSYQEFLLSVPDPTCFNAISIKPLEGALALEVNPTLVFPIIDKMLGGPGEPLKQLRTMTDIEQSIFDGVLKLVLEDLREAWRGIVDLDFRIQARETSPQLIQIVAPNEVVLLVVFEVKMGPVSGMINLAIPSIILEPISTKFDQEMFTGYKKSSTFEEARLLMASLKRCPMEAAAEIRGTSLRMEEVLQLKPGDLIPLTKRFDAELDLCVDGIPRFMGLVALNPNGKRVFQVTGARSEG from the coding sequence ATGGCCAAAATTCTTAGCCAAGAGGAAGTAGACGCGCTACTTAAGTCCCATACGAGGACCGGGCCCAAGGCCCCGGCCGCTCCGGGGCCCGAGCGCGGCGCTCCCCAATATCAGGCAAAAAAGGCCCAGGCCCAGCGCAAGGTCACCCTCTACAACTTCCGCCGCCCCGACCGGGTGAGCCGGGAGCAGATGCGCTCCCTGCACTTCATGCACGACCGCTTCGCCCGGAACTTCTCCAGTTCCCTGAGCGCCTACCTGCGGACCATCACGGAAGTGAACCTGGTGAGTGTCGAGCAGCTCAGCTACCAGGAGTTCCTGCTGTCCGTGCCTGACCCCACCTGCTTCAACGCCATCTCCATCAAGCCCCTCGAAGGCGCGCTGGCCCTGGAGGTGAATCCCACCCTGGTGTTCCCCATCATCGACAAGATGCTGGGCGGCCCTGGCGAACCGCTGAAGCAGCTCCGCACCATGACCGACATCGAGCAGAGCATCTTCGACGGGGTGCTGAAGCTGGTGCTGGAGGATCTCCGCGAGGCCTGGCGCGGCATCGTGGATCTGGACTTCCGCATCCAGGCCCGGGAGACGAGCCCCCAGCTGATCCAGATCGTCGCCCCCAACGAGGTGGTGCTGCTGGTGGTCTTCGAAGTGAAGATGGGGCCGGTCAGCGGCATGATCAACCTGGCCATCCCGAGCATCATCCTCGAGCCCATCTCCACCAAGTTCGACCAGGAGATGTTCACCGGCTACAAGAAGTCCTCCACCTTCGAGGAGGCCCGCCTCCTGATGGCCAGCCTCAAGCGCTGCCCCATGGAGGCCGCCGCCGAGATCCGCGGCACCAGCCTCCGCATGGAGGAGGTCCTGCAGCTCAAGCCCGGCGATCTGATCCCGCTCACCAAGCGCTTTGATGCCGAGCTCGACCTCTGCGTGGACGGGATCCCCCGGTTCATGGGCCTGGTGGCCCTGAACCCCAATGGAAAACGCGTCTTCCAAGTGACCGGCGCCCGGTCGGAAGGATGA
- the fliN gene encoding flagellar motor switch protein FliN, translated as MDARDTELFQKVGNAFAESMASVFSMLTGREFQLKSAPGEVVDPQGAAALHQAPTILVKANYQKGLNGTLFFTLPLKEGTMLVDLMLGGEGAPAEELVGDSKDALAETFNQVMGSANQTLSDLAGETFAIANVDILALAPEASAFSEQLGQGPFQCIALPTTQEALSTTIHLLFPDLLLQQLKRKLGLAEAPAPAAPPPQAAPAAAAAPAHRAPVAAGPMPDSGNLDLLLDIQLPVVVRMGQTEMQMGELLKLTPGSILELNRSADAPVEMLVNGKHIARGEVVVVDGNFAFRITEIDSRAARIRSLG; from the coding sequence ATGGATGCCCGTGACACCGAACTCTTCCAGAAAGTCGGCAACGCGTTTGCCGAGAGCATGGCCTCCGTGTTCTCCATGCTCACGGGCCGCGAGTTCCAGCTGAAGTCCGCCCCGGGCGAGGTGGTGGATCCCCAGGGCGCCGCCGCCCTGCACCAGGCCCCCACCATCCTGGTGAAGGCCAACTACCAGAAGGGCCTCAACGGCACCCTGTTCTTCACCCTGCCCCTGAAGGAAGGCACCATGCTGGTGGACCTCATGCTGGGCGGCGAAGGCGCGCCCGCGGAGGAGCTGGTGGGCGATTCCAAGGACGCGCTGGCCGAGACCTTCAACCAGGTCATGGGCAGCGCCAACCAGACCCTGTCCGATCTGGCCGGGGAAACCTTCGCCATCGCCAATGTGGACATCCTCGCCCTCGCGCCGGAGGCTTCCGCCTTCTCGGAGCAACTGGGCCAGGGACCGTTCCAGTGCATCGCCCTGCCCACGACCCAGGAAGCCCTGAGCACCACCATCCACCTGCTCTTCCCCGACCTTCTCCTGCAGCAGCTCAAGCGCAAGCTCGGCCTCGCGGAAGCTCCGGCCCCGGCCGCCCCGCCGCCCCAGGCCGCCCCCGCCGCCGCGGCGGCCCCGGCCCACCGGGCCCCCGTGGCCGCCGGTCCCATGCCCGACTCCGGCAACCTGGACCTGCTGCTGGACATCCAGCTGCCCGTGGTGGTCCGCATGGGCCAGACTGAGATGCAGATGGGCGAGCTGCTGAAGCTCACGCCCGGCTCCATCCTCGAGCTCAACCGCAGCGCGGATGCCCCCGTCGAGATGCTGGTGAACGGCAAGCACATCGCCCGGGGCGAGGTGGTGGTGGTGGACGGCAACTTCGCTTTCCGCATCACGGAGATCGACAGCCGCGCCGCCCGGATCCGCAGCCTGGGTTAG
- a CDS encoding FliA/WhiG family RNA polymerase sigma factor, producing the protein MSSPRSDPSAVPAPPLGSEAARAVEAAPAALRPWAALAAAKAYGKGAPPAAIPVAAAPAAASTAAADAAPGATEAQEPPEPFDRENREQIIKDYVPLVKFVAHRVASRLPSHVELDDLINSGILGLMDAIEKFEPARNIKFKTYAELRVKGAILDGLRDLDWVPRSLRRKKKDIENAYHLLEQQMGRAATDEEVAVHLGVPLEELHKNLDELKGVTLGTFVEVGEDGEGESLISFVPDPDAEDPHQTFQATEIKDILRRAMEVLPKKEKFVVQLYYFDELTMKEIGTLLNITESRVSQLHTKAMLRLRGKLLEKHIEG; encoded by the coding sequence ATGTCCTCCCCGAGGTCGGACCCATCCGCTGTCCCCGCCCCGCCTCTCGGCAGTGAGGCGGCCCGGGCCGTGGAGGCCGCGCCCGCCGCGCTCCGGCCCTGGGCGGCCCTGGCGGCGGCGAAGGCCTACGGCAAGGGCGCTCCCCCCGCCGCCATTCCCGTCGCAGCTGCTCCGGCCGCCGCCTCGACGGCGGCAGCGGATGCCGCGCCCGGCGCCACCGAGGCCCAGGAGCCGCCGGAACCCTTCGACCGCGAGAATCGCGAGCAGATCATCAAGGACTATGTGCCCCTGGTGAAGTTCGTCGCCCACCGCGTCGCCTCCCGCCTGCCCTCGCATGTGGAGCTGGACGACCTCATCAACAGCGGCATCCTCGGCCTCATGGACGCCATCGAGAAGTTCGAGCCGGCCCGGAACATCAAGTTCAAGACCTACGCCGAGCTGAGGGTGAAGGGGGCCATCCTCGACGGCCTGCGCGACCTGGACTGGGTCCCGCGGAGCCTGCGCCGCAAGAAGAAGGACATCGAGAACGCCTACCACCTGCTCGAGCAGCAGATGGGGCGGGCCGCCACAGACGAGGAGGTGGCCGTCCACCTGGGGGTCCCCCTCGAGGAGCTGCACAAGAACCTGGATGAGCTGAAGGGCGTCACCCTGGGCACCTTCGTGGAGGTGGGCGAGGACGGCGAGGGGGAGAGCCTCATCAGCTTCGTGCCGGATCCGGATGCCGAGGATCCGCACCAGACCTTCCAGGCCACGGAGATCAAGGACATCCTGAGGCGGGCCATGGAGGTGCTGCCCAAGAAGGAGAAGTTCGTGGTCCAGCTCTACTACTTCGACGAACTGACCATGAAGGAAATCGGGACGCTCCTGAACATCACCGAGTCCCGGGTATCCCAATTGCATACCAAGGCCATGCTGCGACTCCGGGGCAAGCTCCTGGAGAAGCACATCGAAGGATAA
- a CDS encoding P-loop NTPase fold protein produces the protein MKSISRGKPTELRKSPEVEMSGNSVAISFSDSPILSADEDRLHRKPYAHHLAEFLCNNVGKDSLVMAIQGPWGSGKTSLLNLIAEEIGDRTIILRFNPWLFSGSEQLVSQFFVEVSSQLQHGDQAALKKLAEAIAKYGDYFANLTGKIPHGAWFQFVFKVFSFYILSKSNQPASELKRGIEAQFVALEKRVVIFVDDLDRMRDEEIREIVRLVRLVGNFPNVSYVLAYDQSKVASALDSNLDVGRAFLEKIVQVAYEVPRPGQEDLDTLCIDALGACHEMTPHRDLDEKEWPNLWHSIIRPLMKTPRDVRRYTISLPAILNSVADEVALADLLAIEAIRIMLPKSFQHMVMMQDFLTTERQNWRGQPPEASVKMAFDELFATGGEHSEVLREACRRLFPATQAYLGNRHFAAGTYQERERDRRISAPEVFSFYLRHALSDGDIRTHEVEEALRSMGDRDAFSMALRGRGPEGMEKLIVRIEAYEGIYPEKGIEPGVGAIFDCYDQFRQERPGMYQNSGITKATRVIYRLLKQLEPPEERAAAILRIIPTLKWHSAAHELIRLSKGHEFIPEDLEKELLSSLYLRILDESAEHLRGERDLLWLSSAVVQAHPEEKARFLEKFEENPLFFSMLRSGLSQGHRHSGDNLYSEVIHSLPWESFVEIFGEEHLVQRINRLPASESIPNIEPLVATAIDLAKKYATGWRPDDFFGRRQARTAPAVVNEQE, from the coding sequence GTGAAATCAATCAGTCGTGGGAAACCAACTGAACTAAGAAAATCGCCCGAGGTCGAAATGTCTGGTAATTCTGTCGCGATATCGTTTTCAGATAGCCCGATTTTATCTGCCGACGAGGATCGATTACACCGCAAACCCTATGCCCATCACCTTGCTGAGTTTCTTTGCAACAATGTGGGGAAAGACAGCCTTGTTATGGCGATTCAAGGTCCCTGGGGCTCTGGGAAGACCTCTCTTCTGAATCTAATTGCAGAGGAGATAGGCGACAGGACCATTATCCTTCGATTCAATCCATGGTTGTTTTCTGGAAGCGAACAGCTGGTCAGCCAATTCTTCGTGGAAGTGTCCTCCCAACTTCAGCATGGTGATCAAGCGGCGCTAAAGAAACTGGCCGAGGCCATCGCCAAATACGGCGACTACTTTGCAAACCTCACGGGAAAAATCCCTCATGGAGCCTGGTTTCAGTTTGTGTTCAAGGTATTCAGTTTCTATATCTTATCGAAAAGCAATCAACCTGCTTCCGAGCTCAAGCGGGGGATCGAGGCCCAATTCGTAGCTCTTGAAAAGCGCGTTGTAATTTTCGTTGACGACCTTGATCGGATGCGTGATGAGGAAATCCGTGAGATCGTCCGTTTGGTCAGGCTCGTTGGGAACTTCCCAAATGTGTCCTATGTTCTTGCATATGATCAGAGCAAGGTCGCCAGTGCATTGGACTCGAACCTAGATGTTGGTCGAGCCTTCCTCGAAAAGATTGTTCAAGTCGCTTACGAAGTTCCCCGGCCCGGCCAGGAGGACCTAGACACACTTTGTATTGACGCGCTAGGCGCATGTCACGAAATGACTCCGCATAGAGATCTAGATGAGAAGGAATGGCCTAATCTCTGGCATTCGATTATTCGCCCATTGATGAAGACACCACGGGATGTTCGCAGGTACACAATTTCGCTGCCTGCGATTCTGAATTCTGTTGCTGATGAAGTGGCCTTGGCAGATCTTTTAGCAATTGAAGCCATACGAATCATGCTTCCGAAATCTTTTCAACACATGGTGATGATGCAAGACTTTTTGACGACAGAACGCCAGAATTGGAGAGGACAGCCCCCTGAAGCTTCCGTAAAGATGGCTTTCGATGAATTGTTTGCTACTGGTGGTGAGCATTCTGAGGTTCTTCGAGAGGCATGTCGTAGACTTTTCCCCGCTACCCAAGCATATTTAGGCAATAGACACTTCGCAGCCGGAACTTACCAGGAGCGTGAGCGAGACCGTCGGATTTCAGCTCCTGAAGTGTTCTCCTTCTATCTGCGCCATGCTCTATCGGACGGGGACATCAGGACCCACGAAGTAGAAGAGGCTCTCAGATCGATGGGTGATCGCGACGCTTTTTCTATGGCTCTTCGTGGACGCGGCCCCGAGGGCATGGAGAAACTTATAGTGAGGATAGAAGCCTACGAAGGGATTTATCCAGAAAAGGGAATCGAGCCCGGAGTTGGAGCGATTTTCGATTGCTACGACCAATTCCGACAAGAACGCCCGGGGATGTACCAGAATTCTGGCATCACGAAAGCAACACGAGTGATATATAGGCTCTTGAAGCAGTTGGAGCCACCAGAAGAGAGAGCGGCTGCAATTTTGCGAATTATTCCTACCTTAAAGTGGCACTCGGCGGCCCACGAGCTAATTCGTTTATCAAAAGGTCATGAATTCATTCCAGAAGATTTAGAGAAGGAGCTGCTATCGAGCCTTTATCTACGGATTTTGGATGAATCTGCAGAACATCTGCGTGGAGAGCGTGATCTGTTGTGGCTCTCTAGCGCCGTTGTCCAAGCCCACCCCGAAGAGAAAGCTCGATTCCTGGAAAAGTTCGAAGAGAATCCTCTCTTCTTCAGTATGCTCCGAAGCGGTCTAAGCCAAGGTCATCGCCACTCCGGGGACAACCTCTACAGCGAAGTCATTCACTCACTCCCATGGGAGTCTTTTGTTGAGATCTTCGGTGAAGAGCATCTTGTCCAACGAATCAACAGGCTTCCCGCTTCCGAATCCATTCCAAACATCGAACCCTTGGTTGCCACGGCCATTGACTTAGCCAAAAAATACGCAACTGGATGGCGTCCTGACGATTTCTTTGGGCGTCGTCAGGCCAGAACAGCCCCTGCAGTGGTCAATGAACAGGAATAG
- a CDS encoding PLP-dependent aminotransferase family protein: MPPWSMTTELDRTSREPMYLQIVRAIVADVRKGRLRPGDALPGTRALAESLGVNRNTTLAAFQELEAEGWILSEPDRGSFIADKLPMAYPEEEESIAASDSGSWAAPTPLTEPFYQPRATDREGFRLIPDLPDVRLAPTAAIHRAHGRVLNLQQQRILQPGWDPRGLLDLRISLCRMLRELRGMALEPGNLVLTRGLMSTLNLVSRTLFNPGEAVAVEDPAYFRVLEAFRAAGARLFPIPVDAEGLQLEPLEALMARESVRLIYTTASPHYPTHAILSASRRRRLLELAEAHGARILEGDLAFGFQREQHPSLPLASEDTRGTVVYFSALEQILAPGLQVGFLAGFAPLIKTMAKQRQLIDWPGNQVQEATIEELFRDGEIHRHLSRIRKVNDARRETLVDRLLFHLHPAVSVEDPGEGLSLWVQVEDGLPLDAWVERCAAKGVVFYPGRLYDFRRNPIPFLCLGFAAHEVEEQNEACRRMAEALAEVRRLTRAGTASSR, translated from the coding sequence GTGCCCCCATGGTCCATGACCACCGAACTGGACCGGACGAGCCGGGAACCCATGTACCTGCAGATCGTCCGGGCCATCGTGGCCGATGTCCGCAAGGGGCGCCTGCGCCCCGGAGACGCCCTGCCCGGCACCCGGGCCCTGGCCGAGAGCCTGGGCGTCAACCGCAACACGACGCTGGCGGCCTTCCAGGAGCTGGAAGCCGAAGGCTGGATCCTCTCGGAGCCTGATCGGGGCAGCTTCATCGCGGACAAGCTCCCGATGGCGTACCCGGAGGAAGAAGAGAGCATCGCCGCCTCGGACTCGGGCTCCTGGGCCGCTCCCACCCCCCTCACCGAGCCCTTCTACCAGCCCCGCGCCACGGACCGGGAGGGGTTCCGCCTCATCCCCGACCTGCCGGATGTGCGCCTGGCACCCACCGCCGCCATCCACCGGGCCCATGGCCGGGTGCTGAACCTCCAGCAGCAGCGCATCCTGCAGCCCGGCTGGGATCCGCGGGGCCTTCTGGATCTCCGCATCTCCCTGTGCCGGATGCTCCGGGAACTGCGGGGCATGGCCCTGGAACCCGGCAACCTAGTGCTCACCCGCGGCCTCATGAGCACCCTCAACCTGGTCTCCCGCACCCTCTTCAACCCGGGCGAGGCTGTGGCCGTGGAGGACCCCGCCTACTTCCGCGTCCTGGAGGCCTTCCGGGCCGCGGGGGCGCGCCTCTTCCCGATCCCCGTGGATGCCGAGGGCCTGCAGCTGGAGCCCCTGGAAGCCCTCATGGCCCGGGAGTCCGTGCGGCTCATCTACACCACCGCGAGCCCCCACTACCCCACCCACGCCATCCTGAGTGCCAGCCGGCGCCGGCGGCTGCTGGAGCTGGCGGAGGCCCACGGAGCGCGGATCCTGGAGGGTGACCTGGCCTTCGGCTTCCAACGCGAGCAGCACCCGAGCCTGCCCCTCGCCAGCGAGGACACCCGGGGCACCGTGGTCTACTTCAGCGCCCTGGAGCAGATCCTCGCGCCCGGCCTCCAGGTGGGGTTCCTGGCGGGCTTCGCCCCCCTGATCAAGACCATGGCGAAGCAGCGCCAGCTCATCGACTGGCCAGGCAACCAGGTCCAGGAGGCCACCATCGAGGAGCTCTTCCGAGACGGCGAGATCCACCGCCACCTGAGCCGCATCCGCAAGGTCAACGACGCCCGCCGCGAAACCCTGGTGGACCGGCTCCTCTTCCACCTGCACCCCGCCGTTTCAGTGGAGGACCCGGGCGAGGGGCTCTCCCTCTGGGTACAAGTGGAAGACGGGCTCCCCCTCGATGCCTGGGTGGAGCGCTGTGCCGCCAAGGGGGTGGTCTTCTATCCGGGCCGCCTGTACGACTTCCGCCGGAATCCAATCCCCTTCCTGTGCCTGGGCTTCGCGGCCCACGAGGTGGAGGAGCAGAACGAGGCCTGCCGGCGCATGGCTGAAGCCCTTGCCGAAGTCCGGCGGCTCACTCGAGCGGGAACCGCTTCGTCACGGTGA